The following coding sequences lie in one Gloeocapsa sp. PCC 73106 genomic window:
- the fbp gene encoding class 1 fructose-bisphosphatase has translation MVNTQKIITPEQNLDRDCTTLSRHVLQQLQSFSPDAQDLSALMNRIALAGKLIARRLSRAGLMEGVLGFTGEINVQGEWVKKLDVFANEVFISVFEQSGLVCRLASEEMENPYYIPENCPIGRYTLLYDPIDGSSNVDINLNVGSIFAIRQQQGEDLDGEAKDLLQDGYQQIAAGYILYGPSTVLVYSLGRGVHSFILDPSLGEFILAQENIRIPEQGSVYSVNEGNFWQWDESIREYVRYVHSQDRYTARYSGALVGDIHRILMQGGVFLYPGTKKQPNGKIRVLYESAPLAFLVEQAGGKTSTGTQNLLEVIPEQLHARTPLIIGSKIDVELAESFIKKELC, from the coding sequence ATGGTTAACACCCAAAAAATAATTACTCCAGAACAAAATCTTGATCGCGACTGCACCACTCTATCACGTCACGTGCTACAGCAGTTACAGAGCTTTTCACCCGACGCACAAGATTTAAGCGCCCTGATGAATCGTATCGCTTTAGCAGGAAAATTAATCGCTCGTCGTCTCAGTCGCGCGGGCTTAATGGAGGGAGTACTGGGCTTTACTGGAGAGATAAACGTACAGGGAGAATGGGTCAAAAAATTAGATGTTTTCGCTAACGAGGTATTTATTTCCGTATTCGAGCAAAGTGGTTTAGTTTGTCGTCTGGCTTCGGAGGAGATGGAAAACCCCTACTATATACCAGAAAATTGCCCCATTGGACGTTATACACTCCTATACGACCCCATCGATGGCTCTAGTAATGTTGATATCAATCTCAACGTTGGGTCTATTTTTGCTATACGTCAACAACAGGGAGAGGATCTCGATGGAGAAGCGAAAGATTTGCTACAAGATGGTTATCAACAGATCGCCGCGGGTTATATCTTATACGGTCCCTCCACTGTCCTAGTTTACTCTCTGGGAAGGGGTGTTCACTCTTTTATCCTAGATCCGAGTTTAGGTGAATTTATTCTCGCTCAAGAAAATATTAGAATTCCCGAACAAGGGTCGGTTTATAGCGTCAATGAAGGCAATTTTTGGCAGTGGGATGAATCCATCAGAGAATACGTGCGTTATGTTCACTCCCAAGATCGCTATACTGCTCGTTACAGCGGTGCTTTAGTAGGAGATATCCATCGTATTTTAATGCAAGGGGGTGTCTTTCTCTATCCTGGTACTAAGAAACAACCTAACGGTAAAATAAGGGTACTCTACGAGTCCGCACCATTGGCGTTTTTGGTCGAACAAGCGGGGGGTAAAACTAGTACGGGTACCCAAAATCTCCTCGAAGTGATTCCCGAGCAACTCCACGCCAGAACACCCCTAATTATTGGTAGTAAAATAGACGTAGAATTGGCTGAGTCTTTTATCAAAAAAGAATTATGCTAG
- a CDS encoding YifB family Mg chelatase-like AAA ATPase — MLARVWSASIVGINAVKVGVEIDVSGGLPKVVVVGLPDVAVQESRERVKSALKNAGFGFPIRNIVINLTPADLRKEGPSFDLPISVGILAASEQVDPTFLGDYLFLGEVSLDGSLRAIAGVLPIAAAAASLGISALIVPADNAQEAAIVQDIDVYGFKHLAEVAHFLNQPEAYQPVSCDLAEILAQTPAFTADLNDVKGQIHARRALEIAAAGGHNLIFVGPPGAGKTMLARRLPGILPPLSFAEALEVSQIHSVAGFLKEKGTLIKQRPFRSPHHSASGPSLVGGGSFPRPGEISLAHRGILFLDELTEFKRNVLEFLRQPLEDGYVTISRTRQSVIFPAQFTLVASTNPCPCGYFGDPIQPCSCSPRQREQYWARLSGPLMDRIDLHVVVNRLKPEEITGQTTGEDSETVRKRVIQARAIALERFENNTKISCNAEMTASDLRKFCKLDEQTRNILTGAITKLGLSARASDRILKVARTIADLAAAAVIQSQHVAEAIQYRTIDRIK; from the coding sequence ATGCTAGCTAGGGTTTGGAGCGCTTCTATCGTGGGTATCAACGCCGTGAAAGTAGGGGTAGAGATAGATGTATCCGGAGGACTCCCTAAGGTAGTGGTTGTGGGTTTACCCGATGTGGCGGTACAAGAATCCAGGGAAAGGGTCAAATCGGCTTTGAAAAATGCTGGTTTCGGATTTCCTATACGTAATATCGTGATCAATCTTACCCCAGCAGATTTGCGTAAGGAAGGACCAAGCTTTGATTTACCTATTAGCGTGGGGATTCTAGCGGCTTCAGAACAGGTAGATCCTACTTTCTTGGGAGATTATCTGTTTCTGGGAGAAGTGTCTCTCGATGGCAGTTTAAGAGCGATCGCGGGAGTACTTCCTATAGCTGCAGCTGCGGCTAGTTTGGGAATCAGCGCTCTAATTGTTCCCGCAGATAACGCTCAAGAAGCGGCGATCGTTCAAGATATCGACGTGTATGGGTTCAAACATCTAGCGGAAGTTGCTCATTTCCTCAATCAACCCGAAGCTTATCAGCCCGTTAGCTGCGACTTGGCAGAGATTTTAGCTCAAACTCCCGCTTTTACAGCGGATCTCAATGACGTTAAGGGACAAATTCACGCCCGTCGCGCTTTAGAAATAGCCGCCGCAGGTGGACATAATCTTATCTTTGTGGGCCCTCCGGGTGCGGGTAAAACTATGTTAGCTAGGCGTCTACCGGGTATTTTACCTCCCTTGAGTTTTGCTGAAGCTTTGGAAGTCTCACAGATTCACTCGGTGGCGGGTTTCCTCAAGGAAAAGGGTACTTTAATTAAACAAAGACCTTTCCGTAGTCCCCATCATTCGGCTTCTGGTCCCTCTTTGGTTGGGGGTGGCAGTTTTCCTCGTCCTGGTGAAATATCTTTGGCACATAGGGGTATCTTATTCTTGGACGAACTTACGGAGTTTAAGCGTAATGTTTTAGAATTCCTGCGTCAACCCCTAGAAGATGGTTATGTTACTATTTCTCGTACTCGTCAGTCTGTCATTTTTCCCGCTCAATTTACTTTGGTAGCGAGCACTAATCCCTGTCCCTGTGGTTATTTTGGCGATCCGATTCAACCCTGTAGCTGTTCACCTCGTCAAAGAGAACAGTATTGGGCGAGATTATCGGGTCCTTTAATGGATCGCATCGATTTACACGTGGTGGTTAATCGTCTTAAACCGGAAGAAATAACGGGTCAAACTACGGGGGAAGATTCCGAGACGGTGCGTAAAAGAGTGATTCAAGCCCGGGCGATCGCTTTAGAACGTTTTGAAAATAACACCAAGATCAGCTGTAATGCTGAAATGACCGCTTCTGATCTACGTAAGTTCTGTAAACTGGACGAACAGACTCGCAATATCTTAACTGGGGCGATTACTAAATTGGGCTTGTCTGCAAGAGCGAGCGATCGCATTCTCAAAGTCGCCCGCACCATCGCAGATTTAGCCGCAGCTGCAGTGATTCAATCTCAACACGTAGCCGAAGCGATTCAGTACAGAACTATCGATAGAATTAAATGA
- a CDS encoding AbrB/MazE/SpoVT family DNA-binding domain-containing protein, producing the protein MICIIRRSPLWLMEETIMKISPNGQITIPLDIQEQLGLLPGTEIQLEVIGDTLQIRKPRTSSRGRQLIASIRGKATSHLTTNDIMQVTRDS; encoded by the coding sequence ATGATTTGTATAATCAGGCGATCGCCCCTTTGGTTAATGGAAGAAACCATCATGAAAATTAGCCCTAACGGACAAATCACCATTCCCCTTGACATTCAAGAACAGCTTGGATTGTTACCCGGTACAGAAATCCAGCTTGAAGTAATTGGAGATACCCTGCAAATTCGCAAACCTAGAACTTCTAGTCGGGGAAGACAATTGATTGCCTCTATCCGTGGTAAAGCAACTAGCCATTTGACGACCAACGATATTATGCAAGTGACCCGTGATTCGTGA
- a CDS encoding type II toxin-antitoxin system VapC family toxin, which translates to MTEILVDSNVILDVLTEDPQWFEWSAQMLTHYADQGDLVINPIIYAEISIGFNQSEELETALLENFFRRDPLPYAAAFLAGQSFLEYRRRGGSRRSPLPDFYIGAHAAVAAMPLLTRDVNRYRSYFPSISLITP; encoded by the coding sequence GTGACCGAGATTTTGGTGGATAGCAACGTAATTCTTGATGTTCTAACCGAAGACCCGCAATGGTTTGAGTGGTCGGCTCAAATGCTAACACACTATGCAGACCAAGGAGATTTAGTGATTAACCCAATTATTTACGCAGAAATATCAATCGGATTTAACCAATCTGAAGAACTAGAAACAGCCCTACTAGAAAACTTCTTTCGCCGGGATCCTTTACCCTATGCAGCAGCCTTTTTAGCAGGACAAAGCTTTTTAGAATATCGTCGTCGTGGAGGTTCGCGACGTTCTCCCTTGCCCGATTTCTACATCGGTGCTCACGCTGCCGTTGCGGCTATGCCCTTATTGACGCGAGATGTCAACCGTTACCGAAGTTACTTCCCTTCAATTTCACTGATTACGCCATAG
- a CDS encoding 3'-5' exonuclease — MTYTLIVNDTFLNQLLALPRGIGNQVQTKLKHLQEDPISAGGDAKKLKGENQRLYRVRVSDYRLIYTFKSKWVNCLAIGHRRDIYRKLHIPDSEVPEEDIDVIRLAEPPGLLNEEVLRNCFIPEEYWEQLLAIKSEDKLLYLDIPEKIIQKVLDILYPPSWETLEQKPEKLLTNPDDLTSFFQGEITPFLLRLDKEQKRICRYRLGSPVLMKGGPGTGKTIIAVYRVQKLLENGCQSILFTAHSSALITYSSKLLEQLLGTEPESKGITVNTVGSLIYSYFLGRMGAPSIPSQEKFLHDLKKAFNDVKGNKLGDFGDFEWKGLIEIIFDRGFSDLLREIQEVIESCGLRTEAEYLKFNTSERINRREKPIIWAVYQRFKEILKQQGLATQEHYKFEALKLAQHDEHIQRYDALIIDEAQDICPVSLDFILCMIRNRRKILLTADSSQSIYKRGFDWSQVHNSLKGSLLSLDNNFRNTKEIAAACRTILQGEDIYQPCKRKGEIPKIYFSDTEADEDQKIAKFFKDSARNYRIPLTGAAIICPNIAIAHKYEERMNHTGLKAKYVEGCNININSPYIKIITMDASKGLEFAFVAVVGLKEGIFPESNSDNLKQLKRLFFVACSRAMYNLGVFADYSHPSRLINNLEKPYWDRERGN, encoded by the coding sequence ATGACTTATACATTAATAGTAAACGATACTTTCTTAAATCAACTTTTAGCACTTCCTAGAGGTATTGGTAACCAAGTACAAACAAAACTAAAGCATCTACAAGAAGATCCAATTTCCGCAGGTGGTGATGCTAAAAAACTAAAGGGTGAAAACCAAAGGCTTTACAGAGTCAGAGTTAGTGATTATCGTTTAATCTATACTTTTAAGTCTAAGTGGGTCAACTGTTTAGCCATAGGTCATAGAAGAGATATATATAGAAAACTGCATATTCCTGATTCTGAGGTTCCTGAAGAAGACATCGATGTTATCCGACTAGCGGAGCCCCCAGGTCTTTTAAATGAAGAAGTTCTTAGGAACTGTTTTATTCCCGAAGAATACTGGGAACAGCTCTTAGCTATTAAGAGTGAAGATAAACTGTTATATCTTGATATTCCAGAAAAAATTATTCAGAAAGTTTTAGATATTCTCTATCCACCATCTTGGGAAACTTTAGAGCAAAAACCAGAGAAATTATTAACCAATCCGGACGACTTAACGTCATTTTTCCAAGGTGAAATCACTCCATTTTTGTTGAGACTAGATAAAGAACAAAAAAGAATATGTAGATATAGATTAGGATCTCCTGTACTGATGAAAGGAGGACCAGGAACCGGTAAAACAATTATAGCAGTTTACAGGGTTCAGAAACTTTTAGAAAACGGTTGTCAATCAATTCTTTTTACCGCCCACAGCAGCGCTTTAATCACTTATTCCAGTAAATTATTAGAGCAACTTTTGGGAACAGAACCAGAAAGTAAGGGGATAACAGTAAACACAGTTGGTTCTCTCATCTATAGTTACTTTTTAGGCAGGATGGGAGCACCAAGTATTCCTAGTCAAGAAAAATTTTTACACGATCTTAAAAAAGCTTTTAATGATGTTAAAGGGAACAAGTTAGGTGATTTTGGGGATTTTGAATGGAAAGGTTTGATTGAGATCATATTTGACAGAGGTTTCAGCGATTTGCTGAGAGAAATTCAAGAAGTAATAGAATCTTGTGGTTTAAGAACAGAAGCAGAATATCTGAAATTTAATACATCTGAAAGAATAAATAGAAGAGAAAAGCCTATTATTTGGGCTGTGTATCAAAGATTTAAAGAGATTTTAAAACAGCAGGGGTTAGCCACTCAAGAGCACTATAAATTTGAAGCTTTAAAGTTAGCCCAACACGATGAGCATATTCAAAGATACGATGCTTTAATCATAGATGAAGCCCAGGATATATGCCCAGTTTCCCTTGATTTTATCCTATGTATGATTAGGAATAGAAGAAAGATTTTGCTCACGGCGGACTCTTCCCAGTCTATTTACAAAAGGGGGTTTGATTGGAGTCAGGTTCATAACTCATTGAAGGGATCGCTTCTATCTCTCGATAACAATTTTCGCAATACAAAAGAGATTGCAGCAGCTTGTAGGACTATTTTACAGGGTGAAGATATATATCAACCATGTAAAAGAAAAGGAGAAATACCCAAAATTTACTTTAGTGACACTGAAGCTGATGAGGATCAGAAAATTGCAAAGTTTTTCAAGGATTCTGCCAGAAACTATAGAATACCATTGACTGGTGCTGCTATAATTTGTCCCAACATAGCAATTGCTCATAAATATGAGGAACGCATGAACCACACAGGATTAAAAGCTAAATATGTAGAAGGTTGTAACATTAATATTAACTCTCCCTACATCAAAATAATCACTATGGATGCTTCCAAAGGATTAGAATTCGCATTTGTAGCGGTAGTAGGACTAAAAGAGGGAATATTTCCTGAGTCGAATTCAGATAATCTCAAACAGCTAAAAAGATTATTTTTTGTTGCTTGTTCGAGAGCAATGTACAATCTGGGGGTATTTGCAGATTATAGCCATCCCTCGCGGTTAATCAATAATTTGGAAAAACCTTATTGGGATAGAGAAAGAGGTAATTAA
- a CDS encoding protein kinase: MVAGPIEIISLKDWLVASGDRSWLELSQKIVNPLENEKPIIDCTDVNPSDLSDEQKSFLFYLPQQQGWRFAKYVTVFHNVNDELGDFLSKVINGTIIIADPIKRNPLPNVLTPGTLIGHRYEIVKLIGKGSFGQTYLARDTNIPGHPQRLVKQFKPVASEEGTISTAKEQFTREAAILAQLSHNCIPQLYDYFEEHKEFYLVQELIQGSPLNTLMEAGHPWSESEITKLLEDILEPLKYLHSQNIIHRDIKPSNLIRRDGDGKIVLIDFGSVKAISPVLPKGGAAGTIIGTRGYMSPEQSIGTPRLSSDLFSVGMVAIQAATGCEPQEKGHSDWKNHTPHLKPRLKEFIDKLTSYNYTDRYNSAGEALEALKAEPPDDKPITPNKPIHLKKVRVAVLSLMGLGALGVFLISIPYFRKPKISVLEVTIGTLWAPESYSGLSNHLEAELVPANYFDFLKGKKITVIVDGDKTLAYSEARKRMAAKEWDIAFTLSPVNSIFAIDLGYTYVAAMFPDSQGYEGGLFVKNDSPIQSIDDIKADTVVALGGFNSASSFYMPSYVLYGRTITVDLGNRGQGIVDKIKSGEAEVGAAAIGDSIRKDDPELRIIHVSSKIPGGGVYLSPELSQRDKESLKKVMLSASAEIQKEANYGPNIPEPDYTEFRKIMDRVDTILVCSDFSKNPVQFFCPENVTISNIKGTVNGVSLKDGKYLLRTADQNNNVYYFKIAEDLFESIVGSSDLTKIQGKNVEINTPSLPIANQIEFILEINQPQQFQILD, encoded by the coding sequence ATGGTTGCAGGTCCCATAGAAATAATTAGCTTAAAAGATTGGTTAGTAGCTTCAGGCGATCGCTCCTGGTTGGAACTAAGTCAGAAAATAGTAAATCCCCTGGAAAATGAAAAACCAATCATAGATTGTACCGATGTTAACCCCAGTGATTTAAGCGATGAGCAAAAATCTTTTCTTTTTTATTTACCTCAACAACAAGGATGGAGATTCGCTAAGTATGTCACAGTATTTCATAATGTAAATGACGAGTTGGGAGATTTCTTGAGCAAGGTTATTAACGGAACTATCATAATTGCCGATCCCATTAAGAGAAATCCACTTCCTAATGTTCTCACTCCCGGGACTTTAATTGGGCACCGATATGAAATAGTAAAATTAATCGGTAAAGGAAGTTTTGGACAGACTTATTTAGCTAGAGATACTAACATACCCGGTCATCCTCAACGTCTAGTTAAACAGTTTAAACCGGTAGCTTCAGAAGAGGGGACCATCTCCACCGCTAAAGAACAGTTCACCAGAGAAGCAGCGATTTTAGCCCAACTTAGCCATAATTGTATTCCTCAACTCTATGATTACTTTGAAGAACATAAAGAATTTTATTTAGTTCAAGAATTGATCCAAGGATCGCCTTTAAATACTTTAATGGAAGCAGGACATCCCTGGAGTGAATCAGAAATTACTAAGCTCTTAGAAGATATTCTAGAACCCTTGAAATATCTCCATAGTCAAAATATTATTCATAGAGATATTAAACCTTCTAATTTAATTCGTCGTGATGGCGATGGCAAGATAGTCCTCATCGATTTTGGCTCGGTTAAAGCAATAAGCCCAGTCCTACCTAAGGGTGGTGCTGCAGGAACTATTATAGGGACTAGAGGGTATATGTCTCCCGAGCAAAGTATAGGAACCCCTCGTTTATCTAGCGATCTATTTTCGGTGGGTATGGTAGCGATTCAAGCAGCTACAGGTTGTGAACCTCAAGAAAAGGGTCACAGTGATTGGAAAAATCATACTCCACACTTAAAACCTAGACTAAAAGAATTCATTGACAAGTTAACATCATACAATTATACAGACCGTTACAATTCAGCCGGTGAAGCTTTAGAGGCACTTAAGGCGGAACCTCCTGACGACAAACCGATAACTCCTAACAAACCGATACATCTTAAAAAAGTACGTGTAGCTGTTTTATCTCTAATGGGATTGGGAGCTTTGGGTGTATTTTTAATATCAATTCCCTATTTTCGTAAGCCTAAAATTAGTGTTCTTGAAGTTACTATAGGTACTTTATGGGCACCTGAAAGTTATAGTGGTTTATCTAATCATCTCGAAGCAGAGTTAGTTCCAGCAAATTACTTTGATTTTCTCAAGGGAAAAAAGATCACGGTAATTGTTGATGGAGATAAAACTTTAGCCTACAGTGAAGCTAGAAAGAGAATGGCTGCAAAAGAATGGGATATAGCTTTTACCCTTTCACCGGTTAATTCAATTTTTGCTATTGATCTTGGCTATACCTATGTGGCTGCTATGTTTCCCGATAGTCAAGGGTATGAAGGGGGATTATTTGTTAAAAATGATAGTCCAATTCAATCTATAGATGATATTAAAGCTGATACGGTTGTTGCTTTAGGAGGATTTAATTCCGCTTCTAGTTTTTATATGCCATCTTATGTGCTTTATGGTAGAACAATTACAGTAGATTTAGGTAATCGCGGTCAAGGAATAGTTGATAAAATAAAAAGTGGGGAAGCTGAAGTAGGTGCAGCGGCGATTGGCGATTCAATTAGAAAAGATGACCCCGAATTAAGGATTATTCATGTTAGCAGTAAAATTCCAGGAGGAGGAGTTTATTTATCCCCTGAACTATCTCAAAGGGATAAGGAATCCCTAAAAAAAGTAATGCTTTCTGCTTCTGCGGAAATCCAAAAAGAAGCTAACTATGGTCCCAATATTCCTGAACCAGATTATACAGAATTTAGAAAAATCATGGATAGAGTTGATACCATTTTAGTTTGTTCAGATTTTAGTAAAAATCCCGTCCAGTTTTTTTGTCCAGAGAATGTAACTATCTCTAACATTAAAGGTACTGTCAATGGCGTATCATTGAAAGACGGTAAATACTTACTAAGAACAGCAGATCAAAATAATAATGTATATTACTTTAAGATAGCTGAAGATTTATTTGAGAGTATAGTGGGGAGCTCTGATTTAACTAAAATTCAAGGAAAAAATGTAGAAATTAATACCCCATCATTGCCCATCGCAAATCAAATTGAATTCATTCTGGAAATCAATCAACCTCAACAATTTCAAATCCTTGATTAA
- a CDS encoding Glu/Leu/Phe/Val dehydrogenase produces MSESLFADASKRLEKALAYVPISEDTLKRLKYPKASLTVSIPVRMDDGSLSIFQGYRVRYDDTRGPGKGGVRYHPSVSLDEVQSLAFWMTFKSALLNLPFGGAKGGITVNPKQLSKQELERLSRGYIEAIADFIGPDVDILAPDVYTNEMIMGWMMDHYSIITRRISPAVVTGKPITMGGSQGRTSATAMGAYYAISAILPKFSQLPAQTTVAIQGFGNVGAILAELLAKVGYKVVAVSDSQGGIYAEHGLDIPSVRQYKNAGGSMKAVYCDKSVCNIVEHRLITNAELLALDVDVLIPAALENQITEANANDIQAKFIFEVANGPINSAADQILEKKGIHVFPDILINAGGVTVSYFEWVQNRSGLYWNLTEVNERLKGKMAEETERTWKISQEFGVSMRTAAYIHALNRLGEALDAKGTRDYYVNQL; encoded by the coding sequence ATGTCTGAATCCCTATTCGCTGACGCTAGTAAAAGATTAGAAAAAGCTCTCGCTTATGTCCCCATCTCGGAAGATACCCTCAAGCGTCTCAAATATCCTAAGGCTAGTTTGACCGTTTCTATCCCCGTACGCATGGATGACGGTTCCCTGAGTATTTTTCAGGGCTATCGCGTGCGCTACGACGATACTCGTGGACCAGGAAAAGGCGGTGTACGCTACCATCCTAGTGTCTCACTGGATGAGGTTCAATCTCTGGCTTTTTGGATGACTTTTAAATCAGCGTTGTTAAATTTGCCCTTCGGTGGTGCTAAAGGTGGTATTACGGTTAATCCTAAACAACTATCTAAGCAAGAATTGGAAAGATTGAGTCGGGGTTATATCGAGGCGATCGCTGATTTTATCGGTCCAGATGTGGATATTCTCGCTCCAGACGTCTATACTAACGAAATGATTATGGGTTGGATGATGGACCATTACTCTATTATTACCCGTCGCATTAGCCCGGCTGTGGTGACAGGTAAACCCATTACCATGGGGGGTAGCCAAGGACGTACCAGCGCTACAGCTATGGGTGCTTATTACGCGATCTCAGCCATCTTACCCAAATTTTCTCAACTTCCTGCACAAACCACCGTCGCTATCCAAGGATTCGGTAATGTGGGTGCAATCCTCGCCGAATTACTCGCTAAAGTGGGTTATAAAGTTGTCGCTGTCAGCGATTCTCAAGGGGGAATCTACGCAGAACATGGTCTGGATATCCCCAGTGTACGTCAGTATAAAAACGCAGGTGGCTCGATGAAAGCGGTTTACTGCGACAAAAGCGTTTGTAACATTGTAGAACATAGATTGATTACTAATGCTGAACTTTTAGCTTTAGACGTAGATGTGTTAATTCCCGCGGCTTTAGAAAACCAAATTACCGAAGCTAACGCTAATGATATTCAGGCAAAATTTATCTTTGAAGTCGCTAATGGTCCCATTAATTCTGCAGCAGACCAAATCTTAGAAAAAAAAGGAATTCATGTATTTCCCGATATCTTAATTAACGCGGGTGGTGTAACCGTCAGTTATTTTGAATGGGTACAAAATCGCAGCGGACTCTATTGGAATCTCACAGAAGTAAACGAGCGACTTAAGGGCAAAATGGCGGAAGAAACCGAAAGAACTTGGAAGATATCCCAAGAATTCGGCGTTTCTATGCGCACAGCTGCTTATATCCACGCTTTAAATCGCTTAGGGGAAGCCCTCGATGCTAAAGGAACGCGGGATTACTATGTCAATCAGTTATAG
- the nadB gene encoding L-aspartate oxidase, whose translation MNNSHQFDVLVIGSGAAGLYTALCLPEHLRVGIITKDTMKTGASDWAQGGIAASIDGSDSPKLHWEDTLKAGSGLCDAEAVQFLVNNASEAIASLVNLGVTFDRQGDKLALTLEAAHSRPRVLHAADTTGKAIVATLIAKVLAKPNLEIFPQALALSLWLDEQHQRCQGIRLLYQNRIYWLKAKAVIIATGGGGQVFAQTTNPPVSTGDGVALAWRAGATIKDVEFVQFHPTALTVQGAPRFLISEAVRGEGAHLVDSQGDRFVFKYHPAGELAPRDVVSRAIYTHLQNNNLEKAQIYLDLSPIPPEKIRHRFPNIIKVCQRWGIDVFNEPIPVAPAAHYWMGGIATDLSSCTSIEGLYAVGETASTGVHGANRLASNSLLECLVFASQLSQLELTAVTSAAINIPEREISSDFTAVLTSIEAIRSSLPLLMWESAGICRTGASLEKAIAQVEIWRQELRTNPLSQYLLESFPQENLVFTSAEAESQIRLYAETFNLLDVGYLILKSAAFREESRGGHYRVDYPETLDAWQVHTLIQGERWFTAPLS comes from the coding sequence ATGAACAATTCTCACCAGTTCGATGTTTTGGTAATAGGTTCCGGTGCTGCAGGCTTATACACAGCTTTATGTTTGCCCGAACATTTGCGCGTAGGTATAATTACTAAAGATACGATGAAAACTGGTGCTAGTGACTGGGCACAGGGTGGAATAGCAGCTTCTATAGATGGATCAGACTCCCCTAAGCTGCATTGGGAAGATACCTTAAAAGCAGGATCAGGGTTATGCGATGCTGAAGCGGTGCAGTTTTTAGTAAATAACGCTTCAGAAGCGATCGCCTCACTGGTGAATCTGGGTGTAACTTTTGATCGTCAAGGAGATAAACTAGCTCTGACTCTAGAAGCTGCCCACTCCCGTCCTCGAGTATTACACGCAGCAGACACGACAGGAAAGGCGATCGTTGCCACTCTCATCGCTAAAGTTTTAGCTAAACCCAATCTGGAAATCTTCCCTCAAGCGTTGGCTTTGAGTCTCTGGCTAGATGAACAACACCAACGTTGTCAAGGGATAAGACTACTCTATCAAAACCGTATCTATTGGCTCAAAGCAAAAGCAGTAATTATCGCCACGGGGGGAGGGGGACAGGTTTTTGCCCAAACTACCAACCCACCAGTAAGCACCGGAGATGGAGTAGCTCTAGCATGGCGAGCAGGAGCAACAATTAAAGATGTAGAATTCGTACAATTCCATCCCACAGCTTTAACCGTACAGGGAGCGCCTCGTTTTCTCATTAGTGAAGCCGTTAGAGGGGAAGGGGCGCATTTAGTAGATAGTCAGGGCGATCGCTTTGTATTTAAATATCATCCAGCAGGGGAATTAGCGCCCAGAGATGTAGTCAGCAGAGCTATTTATACTCATTTACAAAACAACAATTTAGAAAAAGCCCAGATATATCTCGATTTAAGTCCCATACCCCCAGAAAAAATTCGCCATCGTTTCCCTAACATCATCAAAGTATGTCAGCGTTGGGGTATCGACGTGTTTAACGAACCAATTCCAGTAGCACCCGCGGCCCACTATTGGATGGGAGGAATCGCCACAGATTTAAGCAGTTGTACCTCTATAGAGGGACTTTACGCCGTAGGAGAAACAGCAAGCACGGGAGTACACGGCGCTAATCGTCTCGCGAGTAACTCTTTATTAGAGTGTTTGGTCTTTGCTTCTCAATTGTCTCAGCTAGAGTTAACAGCAGTGACATCAGCAGCAATAAATATTCCAGAAAGAGAAATAAGCTCCGATTTTACCGCAGTTTTAACCTCTATTGAGGCTATTCGTTCTAGTTTACCCTTATTAATGTGGGAAAGCGCGGGAATTTGTCGCACAGGGGCAAGTCTGGAGAAGGCGATCGCCCAGGTGGAAATTTGGCGTCAAGAATTACGCACTAATCCCCTGAGTCAATACTTATTAGAATCATTTCCTCAAGAGAATCTCGTTTTTACCTCAGCAGAAGCAGAGAGTCAAATTCGTCTCTATGCTGAAACCTTTAATCTTCTCGATGTCGGCTATTTAATCCTCAAAAGTGCAGCTTTTCGTGAAGAAAGCCGTGGGGGACATTATCGAGTTGATTATCCCGAAACCCTCGACGCTTGGCAAGTACATACTCTCATCCAAGGAGAACGTTGGTTCACCGCACCTTTATCCTAG